From the Cryptomeria japonica chromosome 2, Sugi_1.0, whole genome shotgun sequence genome, one window contains:
- the LOC131859736 gene encoding uncharacterized protein LOC131859736, whose product MDCNWVRTWNLPDEFLQYENSKRMERLNTRWSASFPSWVKLNFDDAARIGVAVGGGIIRDCLGNLILAYAGNFLSASSNMVEALALFWGLKLALNINSKRLIIEGDSKLIIEVTKGIFGISWTISNILKDIWSMIVWLEEFHIQHIYREGNSVADSLVVTGLEMKGRCFGPSVMSRCRREILI is encoded by the exons ATGGATTGCAATTGGGTTAGGACATGGAATCTGCCCGACGAATTCCTCCAATATGAAAATTCTAAAAGGATGGAGAGGCTCAACACTAGATGGTCGGCCTCATTCCCCTCATGGGTCAAACTTAACTTTGACGACGCCGCTCGCATTGGAGTTGCGGTAGGAGGTGGAATTATAAGGGATTGCTTGGGCAACCTAATTCTGGCCTATGCTGGGAATTTTCTCTCTGCCTCGAGTAACATGGTCGAAGCTTTAGCGCTCTTCTGGGGGCTTAAATTGGCTCTCAATATTAATTCTAAAAGAttgatcattgaaggggattctaagCTGATTATTGAGGTGACTAAAGGTATTTTTGGGATTAGCTGGACGATAAGCAACATACTCAAGGACATATGGTCTATGATTGTTTGGCTTGAGGAATTTCATATtcaacatatttatagagagggAAATTCGGTTGCAGACTCCCTAGTTGTGACGGGCCTTGAGATGAAAG GCAGATGTTTTGGCCCTTCTGTGATGTCAAGATGCAGGAGGGAAATTCTTATTTGA